Proteins from a genomic interval of Cyclopterus lumpus isolate fCycLum1 chromosome 18, fCycLum1.pri, whole genome shotgun sequence:
- the neurl4 gene encoding neuralized-like protein 4 isoform X3 — protein MAAELHPRSGKLIGLSNSNRTARRNQPVQEFNHGLVLSKEPLRDRDVFTVRIDKKVNSWSGSIEIGVTALDPTALDFPSSATGLKGGSWIVSGCSVLRDGRSVLEEYGRDLDQLAEGDRVGIQRSSRGELHLWVNGQDCGAAASGLPPKLWAVVDLYGKCTQVTVVSCEPPPASTEKETIEQDEEVDVDDEEEEEEEEEEEDVVVCGGREDGGITALINVAAMNGMINGDEVPELSCRPDKFPNNLEPDTVLTEHQLFDVFNNAIVSFYRSEDEGGGEEGGGGGGAGGAGGGGGGGGNSGSDSSSRNDRGSSSGGGAVNSDSGTGTTAGSGGGAGGAEDSGNTNNSPAGNGGVGLAAVTGPMTTNDALLFHEKCGTLIKLSNNNKTAERRRPLDEFNNGVVMTNRPLRHNEMFEIRIDKLVDKWSGSIEIGVTTHNPNNLDYPATMTNLRSGTIMMSGCGILTNGKGTRREYCEFSLDELQEGDHIGLMRKASGALHFYINGIDQGVAAAQTPDVVYGVVDLYGMAVKVTIVHNHNHSDRLRRNNAIMRALSPDVGRPRPALTLTPDSEGPDRLLFHPNCGQKAAVISAGRTALRPHATDDFNHGVVLSGRPLRSNEVFQVRIDKMVDKWAGSIEIGVTTHNPAYLQLPSTMTNLRSGTWMMTGNGVMHNGTTILDEYGHNLDRLKAGDTVGVVRKEDGSLHFFVNGVAQGPAAWNVPPSVYAVVDLYGQAAQATIMDDMVDLLPLPEDSSEGPTAMSPGSPCSVGGVSTANDLRFHHLHGTNAVVTNGGRTALRQNCRSEFNEAIVISNRCLRDGELFEIIIQKMVDRWSGSIEAGVTAIRPDELEFPNTMTDIDYDTWMLSGTAIMQDGNTMRNNYGCDLDSLTTGSRIGMMRSASGDLHYYINGVDQGVACTGLPPEVYAVIDLYGQCVQVSITSSSGPMDNSLCASNITEKSFPIQSPVAGVAHRLHSKHGKNVVLLGDGCQGVRVGGYAHGIVFSAKELKADELFEVRIDEVDEQWCGSLHIGLTTLAPPELPSCPLSGLSPSLPQLRTKVTWLLCGSEVRRNGVLQRQNYGCSLDRLTVGNRVGVKRCSDDTMHIFIDGEDMGPAATALAKNVYAVLDLYGRITAVSIVSSSLMEDTESVKAPSLSSDSCSEGEEDSTPVREVETEPCPLVPTGMVFLENHGKNIQLSNQNLTAARVSSYNQGLLVTAQPLARQQLFQFQIDRLNPSWTSSLSLGVIGHSPDRLNFPSTACCLKRSAWLLQRDSVFHNSLKICENYGPNLDTCPEGTVLGLLVDANSCLHLYVNGMDQGVAVQDIPSPCYPFIDLYGQCEQVTIVTDNVPAVGGDSGETRCQGDMEKADMVDGIKESVCWTPPPEVNPNKTCEYQALCSRFKDLLTLPDGYFNEDAKYNLCYCESCHKLRGDEAYYKRGEPPRDYALPFGWCRFALRIKPHCEVSNALKKWHIAYHGTSVGALRRTLDHSQLLPGTSSIFSVSPVKAEGPNGYSEPEENSAPGREVPRVRLSPTMRYSGMEIFAPKVQFRDPRSHRSHQAQVGFQVCVRPGSYKVGPQTLGHSEPLDPRFSNSEIEWVTKEQGGTLLYGLLVRIE, from the exons GTGAACTCGTGGAGCGGCTCCATTGAGATCGGTGTGACGGCACTGGACCCCACCGCGCTGGACTTTCCCAGCAGCGCCACGGGCCTAAAGGGCGGCTCCTGGATCGTGTCGGGCTGCTCGGTGCTACGCGACGGACGCTCTGTTCTGGAGGAGTACGGCCGCGACCTCGACCAGCTAGCCGAGGGCGACCGCGTGGGCATTCAGCGCAGCTCCCGCGGGGAGCTTCACCTCTGGGTGAACGGGCAGGACTGCGGTGCGGCCGCGAGCGGCTTGCCGCCCAAGCTCTGGGCGGTGGTGGACCTGTACGGCAAGTGCACGCAAGTGACGGTGGTGAGCTGCGAGCCGCCGCCGGCCTcgacggagaaagagacaatagagcaggacgaggaggtggatgtggacgatgaggaggaggaggaggaggaggaggaggaggaagacgtggTGGTGTGTGGGGGTCGGGAGGATGGGGGGATCACGGCACTGATAAATGTTGCAGCAATGAATGGAATGATCAATGGAGATGAAG TGCCTGAGCTTAGCTGCAGACCAGACAAGTTCCCCAACAACCTGGAGCCGGACACGG tTCTAACGGAGCACCAGCTCTTTGACGTGTTCAACAACGCAATAGTATCTTTTTATCGCTCCGAGGACGAGGGCGGCGGGGAAGAAGGCGGAGGCGGTGGAGGAGCAGGCGGTGCGGGcggcggaggaggtggaggaggaaattCAGGTTCTGACTCCTCTTCCAGAAATGACAGGGGgagcagcagtggaggaggtgcagtcaACAGCGACAGTGGAACAGGGAcaacagcaggaagtggagggggAGCTGGCGGTGCTGAAGACAGTGGAAATACTAACAACAGTCCCGCTGGTAACGGAGGGGTCGGGCTGGCGGCGGTGACGGGCCCAATGACCACCAACGACGCGCTGCTGTTCCACGAGAAATGCGGCACACTGATCAAactgagcaacaacaacaagacggCGGAGCGGAGGAGACCGCTGGACGAGTTCAATAACGGTGTGGTGATGACCAACCGGCCGCTCCGACACAACGAGATGTTTGAG ATCCGCATTGATAAGCTGGTGGACAAGTGGTCCGGCTCAATAGAGATTGGTGTGACCACACACAATCCCAACAACCTGGACTATCCTGCAACTATGACCAATCTGCGCTCAG GTACAATCATGATGAGTGGCTGTGGGATACTAACCAACGGCAAAGGAACCCGCAGGGAATACTGTGAATTCAGCCTGGACGAACTTCAG GAGGGAGATCACATCGGGTTGATGCGCAAAGCCAGTGGAGCGCTCCATTTCTACATCAACGGCATTGACCAAG GTGTCGCGGCAGCCCAGACCCCCGACGTGGTCTACGGCGTGGTCGACCTCTACGGCATGGCCGTCAAAGTCACCATAGtgcacaaccacaaccacagcGACCGCCTCAGACGCAATAACGCCATCATGAGGGCTTTATCTCCGGATGTCGGCCGGCCCAGGCCGGCTCTTACCCTCACTCCAGACTCGGAGGGGCCCGACCGACTGCTCTTCCATCCCAACTGTGGCCAGAAGGCCGCCGTCATCAGTGCCGGCAGGACAGCGCTGCGGCCACA TGCGACGGATGACTTCAACCACGGCGTGGTCCTGAGCGGCAGGCCGCTGCGCTCCAACGAGGTGTTCCAGGTTCGTATCGATAAAATGGTGGACAAGTGGGCGGGTTCCATCGAGATCGGCGTCACAACACACAACCCTGCATACCTGCAGCTGCCCTCCACCATGACCAACCTGCGTTCAG GGACGTGGATGATGACGGGGAACGGCGTAATGCACAACGGAACGACAATACTGGATGAGTACGGACACAACCTGGACCGGCTCAAG GCAGGTGACACAGTAGGTGTGGTGCGAAAAGAAGACGGCAGCCTCCACTTCTTTGTAAACGGTGTGGCTCAGGGCCCTGCAGCCTGGAACGTCCCTCCCAGTGTCTATGCCGTGGTGGACCTCTACGGCCAGGCTGCTCAGGCCACCATCATGGACGACATGg TGGACCTCCTGCCTCTCCCAGAGGACAGCTCAGAGGGCCCCACAGCCATGTCCCCCGGGAGCCCCTGCTCAGTAGGAGGGGTCAGCACAGCCAACGACCTGCGTTTCCACCACCTGCACGGCACTAATGCCGTCGTCACCAATGGGGGGCGCACCGCCCTGCGTCAGAACTGCCGCAGCGAGTTCAACGAAGCGATTGTCATTTCCAACCG GTGCCTTCGAGATGGAGAGCTCTTCGAAATCATTATTCAGAAGATGGTGGACCGCTGGTCGGGTTCAATTGAAGCAG GAGTGACAGCCATCAGGCCAGATGAGCTTGAGTTTCCCAACACTATGACTGATATTGACTATGACACTTGGATGCTGAG tgGAACTGCCATCATGCAAGATGGTAACACAATGCGCAACAACTACGGTTGTGACCTGGACTCCCTGACCACGGGCTCTCGTATTGGTATGATGCGCTCAGCCAGCGGAGACCTCCATTATTACATTAACGGTGTGGATCAAGGTGTCGCCTGCACTGGCCTGCCTCCAG aggtGTATGCTGTGATCGACCTGTATGgtcagtgtgttcaggtgtccaTCACCAGCTCCTCAGGCCCGATGGACAACAGCCTCTGTGCCAGCAACATCACTGAGAAGAGCTTCCCCATCCAGTCTCCAG tagCAGGTGTTGCCCATCGACTCCACAGTAAACACGGCAAGAATGTGGTTCTGCTCGGCGACGGCTGCCAGGGCGTCAGAGTCGGAGGTTACGCTCACGGCATTGTGTTCAGTGCGAAGGAACTCAAAGCAGACGAGCTGTTTGAG GTGAGGATTGATGAGGTGGATGAGCAGTGGTGCGGTTCACTGCATATCGGCCTGACCACGCTGGCACCTCCGGAGCTGCCGTCCTGCCCGCTGTCGggcctctccccctccctcccgcaGCTCCGCACCAAGGTCACCTGGCTGCTCTGCGGCTCTGAGGTCCGTCGCAACGGCGTGCTGCAGCGCCAGAACTATGGCTGTTCACTGGACCGGCTGACG GTTGGGAACCGCGTGGGTGTGAAGAGGTGCAGTGACGACACCATGCACATCTTCATCGATGGGGAAGACATGGGACCTGCAGCGACTGCATTAgccaag AATGTTTATGCTGTTCTGGACCTGTATGGGCGGATAACAGCGGTGTCCATTGTGAGCTCTTCGTTGATGGAGGACACGGAAAGCGTGAAGGCGCCCTCGCTCTCCTCAGACAGCTGCAGcgaaggagaggaggacagcACCCCCGTCAGAGAG GTCGAGACTGAGCCGTGCCCGTTAGTGCCGACCGGCATGGTGTTCTTGGAAAACCATGGCAAAAACATCCAGCTGTCCAACCAGAACCTGACAGCAGCCAGAGTATCCAGCTACAACCAGGGCCTGCTGGTCACCGCCCAACCGCTGGCTCGCCAGCAGCTGTTCCAG TTTCAAATCGACCGTCTGAACCCGTCATGGACGTCGTCGCTGTCGTTGGGGGTGATCGGTCACTCGCCCGACCGGCTCAACTTCCCCTCCACGGCGTGTTGTCTGAAACGCTCCGCCTGGCTCCTGCAGAGAGACTCTGTCTTCCACAACTCCctcaag ATATGTGAAAACTATGGTCCTAATCTGGACACTTGTCCAGAGGGGACGGTGTTGGGTCTGCTGGTGGACGCCAACAGTTGTCTCCACCTCTATGTCAACGGCATGGACCAGGGTGTGGCGGTGCAGGACATTCCTTCACCCTGCTACCCGTTCATCGACCTCTATGGCCAGTGTGAACAG GTTACTATAGTAACAGACAACGTGCCAGCTGTGGGTGGAGATAGCGGTGAGACCCGTTGTCAGGGTGACATGGAGAAGGCGGACATGGTTGACG GAATCAAAGAGAGTGTGTGCTGGACGCCGCCTCCAGAGGTCAACCCCAACAAGACTTGTGAATACCAGGCACTGTGCTCCCGCTTCAAGGACCTGCTCACTTTACCAG ATGGCTATTTTAACGAGGATGCAAAGTACAACCTTTGCTACTGCGAGTCCTGCCACAAGCTTCGGGGTGACGAGGCGTATTACAAGAGAGGAGAACCGCCCCGGGACTACGCGCTGCCCTTCGGATGGTGCCGCTTCGCCCTCAG GATCAAGCCCCACTGTGAGGTTTCTAATGCACTGAAGAAGTGGCACATCGCGTACCACGGCACCAGCGTCGGAGCCCTGCGGCGCACGCTGGACCACAGCCAGCTGCTGCCTG GGACGTCCTCCATCTTCTCGGTGTCCCCGGTGAAGGCGGAGGGGCCTAATGGCTACAGCGAGCCAGAGGAGAACAGCGCCCCCGGCAGGGAGGTTCCCAGAGTGCGGCTCTCCCCCACGATGCGCTACTCCGGGATGGAGATCTTTGCCCCCAAAGTGCA GTTTCGGGACCCCCGTTCTCACCGCAGCCACCAGGCTCAGGTGGGattccaggtgtgtgtgcgtccggGCTCCTACAAGGTGGGGCCGCAGACGCTGGGCCACAGCGAGCCCCTGGACCCTCGCTTCAGCAACTCGGAGATCGAATGGGTCACGAAGGAGCAGGGCGGCACGCTCCTCTACGGACTGCTCGTCCGGATCGAGTGA